A stretch of the Pseudanabaena sp. BC1403 genome encodes the following:
- a CDS encoding PII-interacting protein PipX family protein, translated as MPNGVSFEPVPRADAKLMVENQMRSLRHIGSHTDQKDLRHIYKRTFSQ; from the coding sequence ATTCCTAATGGTGTTTCGTTTGAGCCTGTTCCGCGAGCAGATGCTAAGCTCATGGTCGAAAATCAAATGCGATCGCTACGACATATTGGTTCTCATACCGATCAAAAAGATTTACGACATATATACAAACGAACTTTTTCCCAATGA